A section of the Campylobacter lanienae NCTC 13004 genome encodes:
- a CDS encoding leucyl aminopeptidase has product MFVELIDKKIADILADYEVIFIVDKNLSHRFVDDLGEFDFYSYKGDGVLNLPSKRRIYVGIKNLDLNSLRLASATAFNAIKELNIKSVKIASYSGDCVKMSFEAMVEGFLLASYKFDKYKSEKKENKIEKILISTEDYNSKKIALDEAQIGIDHAHIIAEATNFTRDIVNEIPEIYTPQKMAEDAKNLSLSYANIECAIHDENYLKSQNMNAFLAVNKASIHPPRLIHLKYTPKQSIKRVVFVGKGLTYDSGGLSLKPADYMLTMKSDKSGAAAAMGIIMGAAKMELPFEIHAVLGATENMIGGNAYKPDDVLITRSGVSVEVKNTDAEGRLVLADCLDWAQSELDPELLIDMATLTGACVVGLGEYTSGVMGNSYELQSEFKNYASRSGEYLTVLEFNDHLKELIKSDIADISNISSSRYGGAITAGIFLDKFIKDEYKDRWLHLDIAGPAYVNKAWGYNPAGASGAGVRACLYYLQKLARNHQKGQN; this is encoded by the coding sequence ATGTTTGTTGAATTAATAGATAAAAAAATAGCTGATATTTTGGCTGATTATGAGGTAATTTTTATTGTTGATAAGAATTTGAGTCATAGATTTGTAGATGATTTGGGTGAGTTTGATTTTTACTCTTATAAGGGCGATGGGGTTTTAAATTTGCCTAGTAAGAGACGGATTTATGTAGGTATTAAAAATCTTGATTTAAATTCTCTTAGATTAGCGAGTGCTACGGCTTTTAATGCTATTAAAGAGCTTAATATCAAAAGTGTCAAAATCGCTAGTTATAGCGGTGATTGCGTTAAGATGAGTTTTGAGGCTATGGTTGAGGGATTTTTGTTAGCTAGTTATAAATTTGATAAATACAAAAGCGAGAAAAAAGAGAATAAAATAGAAAAAATTCTAATCTCAACTGAGGATTATAATAGCAAAAAGATCGCCCTAGATGAAGCGCAAATCGGTATAGATCACGCTCATATCATAGCTGAAGCGACTAATTTTACAAGAGATATAGTAAATGAAATTCCAGAGATCTACACCCCACAAAAGATGGCTGAAGATGCGAAAAATTTAAGTCTAAGCTATGCTAATATAGAGTGCGCTATACATGATGAAAACTACCTAAAAAGCCAAAATATGAATGCCTTTTTAGCGGTTAATAAAGCCTCAATCCATCCACCACGCCTAATACATTTAAAATACACTCCAAAACAGAGCATTAAAAGAGTTGTATTTGTAGGTAAGGGTCTTACATATGATAGCGGCGGACTAAGCTTAAAACCAGCTGATTATATGCTAACTATGAAAAGCGATAAGAGTGGTGCAGCGGCTGCTATGGGAATCATAATGGGAGCGGCTAAAATGGAGTTGCCATTTGAAATTCACGCCGTTTTGGGTGCGACTGAAAATATGATAGGTGGAAATGCGTATAAGCCTGATGATGTGCTAATTACTCGTAGTGGAGTTAGTGTAGAGGTTAAAAATACAGATGCTGAAGGTAGGCTTGTTTTGGCTGATTGTTTGGATTGGGCGCAAAGTGAGCTTGACCCAGAACTTCTTATAGATATGGCGACACTTACAGGTGCTTGTGTTGTAGGGCTTGGTGAATATACTAGTGGAGTTATGGGAAATAGCTATGAATTACAGAGTGAATTTAAAAATTATGCTAGTAGAAGTGGAGAGTATCTAACTGTTTTGGAATTTAATGATCATCTAAAAGAGCTTATAAAAAGCGATATAGCCGATATTTCAAATATCTCTTCAAGTAGATATGGTGGGGCTATTACAGCTGGAATATTTTTGGATAAATTTATAAAAGATGAGTATAAAGATAGATGGCTACATCTTGATATCGCTGGGCCTGCTTATGTGAATAAAGCATGGGGATATAATCCAGCTGGGGCTAGTGGAGCTGGAGTTAGAGCGTGTTTATACTATCTGCAAAAATTAGCTAGAAATCATCAAAAAGGTCAGAATTAA
- the rpiB gene encoding ribose 5-phosphate isomerase B has translation MNISKIYIASDHAGYEAKIETKNILESMGFCVVDLGTNSSIESVDYPDFATLMANNLKNSDEFGVLICGSGIGISIAANRFSHIRCALCHNSTLARLSREHNDANVLCFGARVVGKDIIKDMVEVFFATEFSGGRHEKRVEKLGVCRCS, from the coding sequence ATGAATATTTCTAAAATTTATATAGCTAGTGATCACGCTGGATATGAAGCAAAGATAGAGACAAAAAATATATTAGAATCTATGGGATTTTGTGTAGTTGATCTAGGCACTAATAGCTCTATTGAGAGTGTTGATTATCCTGATTTTGCTACTTTGATGGCTAATAATCTTAAAAATAGCGATGAATTTGGTGTATTGATATGCGGTAGCGGGATTGGTATCTCTATAGCGGCAAATAGATTTTCTCATATCAGGTGCGCTTTATGTCATAACTCCACACTAGCAAGGTTATCAAGAGAGCATAATGATGCTAATGTGTTATGCTTTGGTGCTAGGGTGGTTGGAAAAGATATTATCAAAGATATGGTTGAAGTATTTTTCGCTACCGAATTTAGCGGTGGTAGGCATGAGAAAAGAGTTGAAAAACTAGGAGTTTGTAGATGTTCTTAG
- a CDS encoding DedA family protein codes for MEEFLKNLLYEYQNFAYLIIFLWCIAEGELALILGGIFAHEGHVDLGLIIFVAGLGGFVGDQIYFYIGRYNKKYIQRKLAKQRRKFAVAHLLLQKFGWPIIFMQRYMYGFRTIIPMSIGITRYSAKKFAFINLISAWVWAAITILLAWHFGQLIWAGIEWAESHWYFAVPIIGGFLASLFFGLKYMEKRILNERKKRRDVC; via the coding sequence ATGGAAGAGTTTTTAAAGAATTTATTATATGAGTATCAAAATTTCGCCTATCTTATTATATTTTTATGGTGTATTGCCGAAGGAGAGTTAGCGCTTATTTTAGGTGGGATATTTGCTCATGAGGGGCATGTGGATTTGGGGCTTATAATATTTGTGGCTGGATTAGGTGGATTTGTGGGGGATCAAATTTATTTTTATATTGGTCGCTATAACAAAAAATATATCCAAAGAAAACTAGCCAAACAAAGACGCAAATTCGCCGTCGCTCATCTACTACTTCAAAAATTCGGCTGGCCGATTATCTTTATGCAGCGTTATATGTATGGATTTCGCACTATTATACCTATGAGTATAGGAATCACTAGATATAGCGCTAAGAAATTTGCTTTTATAAATTTAATTAGCGCTTGGGTATGGGCGGCTATTACGATACTTTTGGCTTGGCATTTTGGTCAGTTGATATGGGCTGGGATAGAGTGGGCCGAGTCGCATTGGTATTTTGCGGTGCCGATTATCGGTGGATTTTTGGCTTCTTTATTTTTTGGTTTAAAATATATGGAAAAACGAATCTTAAATGAAAGGAAAAAGAGAAGAGATGTTTGTTGA
- a CDS encoding adenine phosphoribosyltransferase, whose product MCSLSQEQKDYLDSTIRKIADFPKPGVIFRDITTLLGDAKAFNLLMSHLYDRYKDKDIDYVVGIESRGFIFGAALADRLGVGFVPFRKKGKLPGATISEKYSLEYGVDEIEAHIDAFKPRANLLLIDDLIATGGTAKAACELILRLNGNLVEIISIIDIGIGGLKELKNYAPIYVVLQE is encoded by the coding sequence GTGTGTAGTTTATCACAAGAACAAAAAGATTATTTAGATTCAACTATTAGAAAGATTGCTGATTTTCCAAAGCCTGGAGTGATATTTCGAGATATTACCACACTTTTAGGCGATGCGAAGGCATTTAATCTTTTAATGTCTCATCTCTATGATAGATATAAAGATAAAGATATTGATTATGTAGTTGGGATCGAGAGCCGTGGCTTTATTTTTGGTGCGGCTTTGGCTGATAGGCTTGGGGTGGGATTTGTGCCTTTTAGAAAAAAGGGTAAATTACCAGGTGCTACTATCTCTGAAAAATACTCATTAGAGTATGGAGTAGATGAGATTGAAGCGCATATAGATGCCTTTAAGCCTAGAGCAAATCTATTATTAATAGATGATCTTATAGCCACAGGTGGCACGGCTAAGGCGGCTTGTGAGCTTATTTTAAGACTTAATGGAAATTTGGTTGAAATCATCTCTATAATAGATATTGGAATTGGTGGATTAAAAGAGCTTAAAAATTATGCACCAATTTATGTGGTATTACAGGAGTAG